The Parashewanella tropica genome window below encodes:
- a CDS encoding cysteine peptidase family C39 domain-containing protein — protein sequence MTDKLITEVRLQQHPAECGAACLGIVLEWMGNYQSTSHLRTLCGVNRDGATVAQLQKGAFRLGYKSVVKKKGLNALRKLERPVILHWNLSHFVVLERVVGEKAYINDPARGRRILSIDKLGEHFTGICIEIEDKLSNEQEEINKSSFYDFLLPVFKQRALKFVLLPGIIFMVLEVIYAGLFHAYYDIAIANNLKGWVAIIGLSAIVTILLSWLINRISLRIQLYLNQDAEYRFNQSLVQSLSSKNIDFFDSHYEGEISNKISGLRSLSSKLGQAVFTFFDSISFAVISLLLILLINPPLFIVTIIPYLLLLLYRVKIKKQVKELTIEKARVETQFNGHLNQRLFDLKRFALMGMRFEILSSMMGRVFPQFTPDFELKKFLFRYQTLSQTIDSVTPALMLFCSCYLLIKGELSYGAYSFTYMLSLTVLPKIKQFQGHVDDYLSNKDTAIDSATFYEVETEAVDEAVEIEAKDDQAVFQLIDMGFGYNGIDCDLFQRKNLIIYKNDILCLVGNSGSGKSTLFDILSGQRKPITGLALFQGKPAYKNVDVGFVFANEEICGSLTEFLFSGRKPNIEQMKQILELVELDRRLGFHAENNSNTPLEPEQFSAGELQRLSLARALCYNSEVLFFDEAFSHVDADTSKRIIDRLKQQGITLIMVSHRSEISQLADYQFEV from the coding sequence ATGACAGATAAACTCATCACTGAAGTTCGATTACAGCAACATCCAGCAGAGTGTGGAGCGGCATGTCTTGGTATCGTTTTGGAATGGATGGGGAATTACCAGTCAACCAGTCATTTAAGAACTTTATGTGGGGTAAATCGAGATGGCGCCACCGTTGCACAATTGCAAAAAGGTGCCTTTCGACTTGGCTATAAATCGGTCGTGAAAAAGAAAGGCTTAAATGCGCTTAGAAAGCTAGAGCGTCCAGTAATATTACACTGGAATTTAAGTCACTTTGTGGTATTGGAACGGGTTGTAGGGGAAAAGGCATACATTAACGATCCTGCAAGGGGAAGGCGGATATTATCCATTGATAAGCTGGGTGAACACTTTACCGGTATTTGTATCGAAATTGAGGATAAGTTAAGTAATGAGCAAGAGGAAATCAACAAGTCGTCATTTTATGACTTCTTATTGCCTGTCTTTAAGCAAAGAGCTCTCAAGTTTGTACTATTACCCGGTATTATCTTCATGGTGTTGGAAGTGATATATGCCGGACTTTTTCACGCCTATTACGACATCGCGATTGCCAATAACCTCAAAGGTTGGGTGGCAATAATAGGGTTGTCTGCAATCGTCACTATTCTTTTGAGTTGGCTGATTAATCGCATTAGTTTACGAATTCAACTTTACCTCAATCAAGATGCCGAATATCGGTTTAATCAGAGTTTAGTTCAAAGTCTCAGCAGCAAAAATATCGACTTTTTTGATTCTCACTATGAAGGAGAAATCAGTAATAAAATTTCTGGCTTAAGAAGTTTATCCAGTAAGCTCGGACAAGCTGTGTTTACTTTTTTTGATTCTATTAGCTTTGCAGTCATATCACTTTTGCTGATTTTATTGATTAACCCTCCTCTTTTTATCGTAACCATCATTCCCTATTTGTTGTTACTGCTTTATAGAGTCAAAATTAAGAAGCAAGTGAAAGAGCTGACCATTGAAAAGGCACGAGTTGAAACTCAATTTAATGGTCACCTCAATCAAAGGTTATTCGATTTAAAACGCTTTGCATTAATGGGAATGCGATTTGAAATCCTTTCCTCGATGATGGGGCGAGTATTTCCTCAATTCACACCAGATTTTGAATTAAAAAAATTCCTTTTTCGTTATCAAACACTTTCACAAACCATAGACTCAGTTACGCCAGCCCTGATGTTGTTTTGTTCTTGCTACTTATTGATAAAAGGCGAGTTGAGCTATGGGGCTTACTCATTCACCTACATGTTGAGCTTGACGGTTTTACCTAAAATCAAACAGTTTCAAGGGCATGTTGATGATTACTTAAGTAACAAAGATACTGCGATAGATTCAGCCACATTTTATGAGGTTGAAACAGAAGCTGTAGATGAAGCAGTTGAAATTGAAGCTAAAGACGATCAGGCGGTGTTTCAGTTAATTGATATGGGGTTTGGTTACAACGGTATTGATTGTGATTTGTTTCAGCGAAAGAACTTAATCATTTATAAGAATGATATATTATGTTTGGTTGGTAATAGTGGCTCAGGCAAAAGCACTTTGTTTGATATTTTGTCAGGTCAAAGAAAACCAATAACTGGTCTCGCACTTTTCCAAGGTAAGCCTGCTTATAAAAATGTCGATGTCGGTTTTGTTTTTGCCAACGAAGAAATATGTGGTTCATTGACGGAGTTTTTATTTTCGGGACGTAAACCTAATATCGAACAAATGAAGCAAATATTAGAGCTGGTTGAACTCGATAGAAGGCTTGGATTTCATGCAGAAAATAATAGCAATACGCCATTAGAGCCTGAACAATTTAGTGCAGGTGAGTTACAAAGGTTAAGTTTAGCACGAGCCTTATGTTACAACTCAGAAGTGCTCTTTTTTGATGAAGCGTTTAGCCATGTTGATGCAGACACCAGTAAGCGCATTATCGATCGCTTAAAGCAACAGGGTATTACTTTAATTATGGTTTCACACCGAAGTGAAATCAGTCAATTAGCAGATTATCAATTTGAAGTCTGA